The genomic region AACTGATTAACGGGCCTCTCGTTTGAGAGCTCAACGCCGAGGAGCAGGTGGTCGTTTGGGGCTTCAACATCTAAGTCCGCCAAAACCAGCCTGAAACGTTTTGCCAGCTCAATGGCGAGGTTAATCGCGACGGTTGATTTTCCGGTTCCTCCTTTTCCACCGCTCACCGCTATCTGCACGTTCTCACCTCCGAAAATTAGGGTAGCCGAATTCCTTTTAAGCTTTGTGCATAATCACGAAAGTCGCGAAAAGTTTTTATTAACAAGAAGTTATTAAAGCTTTGGTGGTGGGTATGGAGCTGGCGAAAATCGAGAGAAAGAAAGCCGAACTCTACAGGGCGTTAATACCGCTCGTTCCGAGGGACTTTAAGGACGACCTCAAACTGCTCGCGAGCCACTCCGAGAGAAACGCGAGACTGCTCGAAAAGGTCAAAGTGCCCGAGGAAACGAGGGGATTAAGAGAGGTAGAGGTTGCCCTCGAGTTTCTGGAGAAGGCACTCACGGATCCGGAATCAAAGGTAGAGGACTACTATCGCTTTGCGATAGATGCCGAGGAGGCAACGGCCAGAGTCTACTCCGAGCT from Thermococcus sp. harbors:
- a CDS encoding ferritin family protein, translating into MELAKIERKKAELYRALIPLVPRDFKDDLKLLASHSERNARLLEKVKVPEETRGLREVEVALEFLEKALTDPESKVEDYYRFAIDAEEATARVYSELSMKAKSERTRRLFRWLAEISREHAEILRRHLEMWEFMQEQVEEEEIPEDLLEQWFEDIDL